Part of the Treponema sp. J25 genome is shown below.
TCGTGGCACGGCCCTAAGCCTTAACCTGGACTCTTTATCGGGGGCCTTCCTGGGGGGCTTTTCTGAGCGGGCCATGGAAGGGAAATCCAATGCCTATAAATTTACAGGTCAGGTAATTTCCCGGGATGCGGAGGGATCCACGGTCCTGCAGGATGTGGATATCACTACCGCTTCGGTAGAAGAGCCCTACTGGTCGATTCACGCCAGTAAGCTCTGGCTGCTTCCTGGCAACGATTGGGCTATTGCCCATGCGGTGCTTAAGGTGGGGGAACTCCCCTTGTTTTATATTCCTTTTCTGTATTTACCGGGGGATGAGGTAGTCTTTCATCCGGTGCTGGGATACCGGAATCGGGAAGGGTCTTTTGTCCAGACCACTACCTATCTCCTCGGGCGACCTAAGGCCTCTTCGTCCACAGAAAACTCCATTACCCGCTTGCTCGGTTCCAGCGAAAACGAAGAGCGGCGGTTGGAAGGGGTGTTTCTCAGGGCTACGGGGGAGCGGCGAAAAAGCGGGGATGAGGTTTCCCTGGCCATACTGTTTGATATGTATGCGAATCTAGGGGCCTATGGGGGACTTGAGCTTTCGATCCCCAAAAACGGAGCATGGGGAAAACAGGATGTATCGATGGGTATTGGGTTTAGCCGGACCATCTATCCATTAGGAAGCTCTCTGTATTCCCCCTACAATCCCATCGATGGATCTATAGATTGGAATAGTGCCTATTTCTTGAACTGGATGGTTCCCTTTCGGTACCGTTTTAAAGCGACGGGCTCCCTTTCGTTAGGAACCTTCTCTCTCTCCTGGACAATACCGGTCTACTCCGATCCCTATGTGGACGATGATTTTCTCGATCGGAGCGAACAGATGGACTGGCTCAGTATGATAAAAGAAGGGGCCAGCGCAGGGAGCAGTAGTTCTAGTTCTTCTAATATTCTGGGATCCTATAATTTGCGTATTGGAGGAAGTGGGACAATCCCTACCGATGTTCTTAGCCCTCTGATTTCGAGTTTTACCGTCAATTCCCTCAGTTCTACCTTGATATTTAAAACCAAGAGTTCCACCCTCTATGCATCCAGTTCCTCTCCCTGGCAAAGCTTTTTTTATCCTTCCCAATGGACCCTGGCATCTTTCAGTGGGAATGTACGGGGGACCCTCTTTTCAAATAGTGTAAAAAAGAGTCCTTCATCGGAACTTATCTCTGAGGATGGGAAAAAGGCGAACCTTTTGGACAGTGCCCTCTCTCCTTGGACAGAAGAAAGGTCTCCACAAACAATACCTGGGGCAGAGGGACCGCAGAAACAAGCTGATACTTCTGATTCCTTTACCATACCGGCCCTTTCTCAAACCTTTGAAGGTTCAGGAGGGGCTCAGTATTTATGGAATGTGGAATACAGTCTTGATCCCACCGCTTCGTGGGATCTTCACTACCATTATAGCAAATGGAAAGAAGTATACGAAGTAAACTGGAGTGATATTAGTTACCTCTATTCTATATTAGGAATTAATGGTACTATTGCTTCGAATTTCTCCCGTAGTGATAACCTTTTCACTATGAGTTTTAAAATAGGGGGAAACGCAAACTGGCAACACTATCAGTACATTGATACCTCCGCATCGGATATCGATGCGAATAGCCTGCTCCTCTCAGCATACAAGGCTTCTGGATATTATCTTACTGCAGAAAGCACTTTTACCTTAAGGCCCCTCGTACAGGATGAGATGTGGAAGAATTCTCAGTTCCAGTATACCCTTAAAGGTAAATGGCTGAGTACGGTGTTTAATAACGATGTTCAGGATCCCCGATGGGACCTCCTCTGGGGAAGCTGGTCAAAGGACTATATCTCGAGCCACAGCCTTTCCGCCACTCTTTCGGCTCTTACGTCGTTAGGAGAACAATCCCTCGGCCTTTCGATGGAACTTCCCCCCCGGGAAAGCCTTTTGAGTGGGAATACCCGTCTTCAGTGGGGGGCCAGTTCTCTTTCTGCAAACACCTCTATTTCTAAACCCTTTGAAGATCCCCTTTTTAATCCTCTTACCGTTTCTGGTACGGTGGTGTTTGCTCCCCGGTTTCAATATAAACAGGATCTTACCTATACGCCGGAAGAAAAAAGTCTTACCTCCTGGATTTCTACCCTCTCGTGGTATGACCTTTCGGCTTCCCTTTCCTATGCCTATAGCAAGTCCTACCTTTTTAGTGGAGGTAAATGGACCCTTGCCTCCGACGAAGAGGCCCTTCGTCCTAAGGCTTTTCAACTTTCCTATGGGACTTCTCTCAATAACCTGGTATTCTGGAAAAACCGAATACAGGCAAGTTTGAATATTTCTTCTTCCTTAAGTCTTGATTTGCAGCGCTATACCTACTCAAGTTTTACTTTTTCCCTGGGTACCACCGTAAAGATTCATGAGTTCCTCGATTTTTCGTTTACCAGTAAAAGTCAGAACCGGGTCATCTATCGTTATATTCAGTCCTGGCCCATCTGGGAGCAGTCGGTACAGGTACCCGGTGAACAGAATATGCTGGTGGATCTCCTCAATTCTTTTCGCTTTGATTCGGATACGCTCCGCAAAAGTTCGGGGTTTAAGCTCCAGGCCTTATCGGTCAAGGCGGTACATTACATGGGGGACTGGACGGCCACTTTAACCACCGATCTTGAGCCCTATCTGGATACGTCCCAGCTTCCCTACCGGTATGCCTTTAACACCAAAGTGAGCTTTCTCGTCCAATGGATACCTATTTCGGAATTCAAAACCCAAACCTACTATGATAAGGATGGTTTTGTGTTTAAGTAGAGGTTTGGACCTACCCCTTAAAAGATGCGGTAGTTTTTTGAGGGTGGCTCCTGTTTTGTAAACAGACAGGGTGCTGGCGCCCCTCTATTGACTTGTGGCGCCCTTGGTCTATACACTAAACAACTAGAGGTAACTTTGGAGGATAGTATAACTATTGTCCTGGAAAACCCCGCTATTTTAAGCGGCGTTTGCGGGGCAAACGACGACAACCTGCGGGTTATCGAAAGGGCTCTGGGGGGGATTATTTCCACCCGGGGGAATGAACTGCGGTTTTCCAGTGCCGATAGGGCCGTGAGCGGCCTCTTTAAGCAGATTATTGAACATTTGATTGTAGCGGTACAGGAAGGGGAACATCCTTCCCCTGAGTATGTACGTACCCTCACGGCGACGATGATCGATGCCCCTGAAAGGGCTGTGTCGGTGGATCCCCTGAGAGAGGCCGCCATTGTGATACCCAGTGGGTTTGGGAGGGTTTACCCGCGGAGTATTAATCAGGCTCGCTATGTACAGGCCCTCAGGACCCATGATGTGGTGTTTTGTGTTGGTCCCGCGGGAACAGGAAAGACCTTCCTTGCTGTGGCGGAGGCCCTAAGACAGGTCCTTTCAAAAAAACGAAGGAAACTTGTGCTTACCCGGCCGGTGGTAGAAGCGGGGGAAAGCCTCGGTTTCTTGCCAGGGGATCTCGCCCAAAAGATAAACCCCTACCTCAGGCCCCTTTACGATGCGATGGAGGCCCTTATCCCCTACGAAACAATCCGCCGCATGGAAGAATCCCGGATCATCGAGATTGCTCCCCTGGCGTATATGCGGGGACGCAGCCTGAACGACTGTATTATCATCCTGGACGAAGCCCAGAACACCACCCGGGAACAGATGAAAATGTTCCTTACCCGTATTGGAGAGGGATCCCAGGCGGTGATCACCGGGGACACTACTCAGATCGATCTGCCTCGCCGCAGTGATTCGGGATTGCTCCATGCGATTTCTATACTCCATGATGTGGAAGGGCTCTATTTTGCCTACCTTAACACGGGGGATGTGGTCCGCAATCCCCTCATAAAGAAGATAATTCAAGCCTATGAAAACGACCATTCCTGAAATTTTCTCTTCTCTTTTTAAACCATTCCGCCGAGTTCCCCTCGTGGCTGCAGGAGTCTCCTGTATAATTGTAGGGTTTTTCGTCGTGGTAACGGGAAGTTCTAGTCAGCTTTCTGATTACAAGCGGGAATTCGAAGTGGGCCGGGTGGCCGATCGGGATGTGATTGCCGAGCGTTCGGTTACCTACGTGGACGAGGAAGCTACCCGTTCCCGAATCGAGGCCCAGGAACGGCTGGTCCCGGCGGTGTTTAAATATTCCCATGAAATTACCCGGGATGTGTATGCCTCCTTTTCTCGTTTTTCTTCCCAGGTGAGTACCCTCTTTAAGCATCAGGTTTCTCTAGATACCTTCCGTCTTACCATTCAAGGGGAATATCCCAATATGTTTTCCCAGGAAACCCTGGAAATCCTTTTTAAGAACCCCAGCAGAGATCGTTTCCTGGGGTACGCAGAATCGGTGTTACGGACGGTAATGGAGAATGGGGTATTTGCTCCCATTAAGGTTTCCCTCGATCAATATAACCCCGACGTTGTAGAGATCCTCCGACGAGATGGGGGGCGTTTGCAACGGGAACAATTGCAGATAACCCGCATCGTGACCATGCAGAGCCTTAAGGCGCGGATCCAGGAGATTGTCTCCTCGGGGGCCTATCCTACTGCGTTTGCCACGATTGCCCCGGGTCTTCTCATGCCTTTTATTATGGAAAACGTCTTTTTTTCTCCTGAAGAAACCCGGGCAAAGATAGAGGAACTCCGTTCTCGTTTGGAACCGGTCACAAAACGTATTGAAGAGGGGGAAAAAATAATCCGAAAAGGTTTTATCGTTTCAAAGGAAGACCTGGCAAAAGTACAGGCCCTGGAACAAAGTTTAAACCGACCTGACCCGGTGCATCTTATAGGACAGCTTGGCCTTTTGGTACTTTTTACGGTGGGAATCCTTTTGCTCTATAGTCCCCTGGTAAGTGGATTATCCCTCGGATCCCGGCAGATATACCTTATTGCGACCCTGACCACCCTGTATATCCTGGAGGCCCTCTTTATTCAGCACAGTTCATTGCAAATTGGGGAATTACCCCTTAGCGTGGTATTCCCTACAGCCCTCTGGATCATGCTGGTTTCAATCCTTGTGGGGGTTCGGCCTGCCCTGATAATGGCCTTCGTGAACCCCTTTGTGCTCCTTGCAACCGGTTATTTTGACGTGGGGGCTTTTTTATTTGCTACCCTATCGGGGGTGGCCAGTGTCTTTGCCCTTCAAGGGGCTGAGCGACGGATGGATCTTATCCGGGCAAGCCTTATCATCGCTGCCGTTCAGGCGACGTTCTTAGTGTTTTTCCTGTTGTATGAGCGGGCCCCTCTTTCCTCCTATGGACCGGTCCTGTTCTGGGGGGCTTTCAATGGCATGACCTGCGGCATGCTTCTCCTGGGCTTCCTGGCCCCGCTGGAACAGCTGCTGAATGTGGCCACCCCCTTCCGGCTCATGGAACTTTCGGATCTTAATGCACCGGCCTTGAAACGGCTTCTTACCCTTGCGCCAGGGACGTACAGCCATTCGGTGACTGTGGCAAACCTGGCCGAATCGGCCTGCCGGGATATTGGGGCCAATGCCCTCCTTGCCCGGGTGGGAGCCTATTATCATGATATTGGGAAGATGGAACAGAGTGAATATTTTATAGAAAATCAAAATGGATATAATAAACATGATGAACTGGAAGATCCCTTCCTTTCGGCGACGGTGATTCGCAGTCATGTAAAGCTGGGAGTAGAGAAGGCCCGTGCGCTTGGTCTCCCTCAGGAAGTAATTGATATTATCGCGGAGCATCACGGTAATTCGGTGATAGCCTGGTTTTATAATGAGGCCCTGAAAAAGGATGATGCCGCCCAGGTCGCCGATTTTTCCTATCCCGGCAATCCCCCTCGCTCAAGGGAAGCCGCTGTGGTCATGCTTGCCGATACGGTGGAGGCGGCGGTGCGGACCCTGAAAAAACCCACCATGGCCAGGCTTGAAAAATTCATTCAGGAACTGATTATGGACAAATTTGAACAGGGACAGCTTTCCCAATCTGAACTGACCTTTCGGGATCTGGAAATAATCAAGAATTCTTTTGTAAAGGTCCTGGCAGGGCACTATCATACCCGAATAGAATATCCAAAGGCTCTCTTTAAAGAGGCTCTCCCATGAACCGGGTCGCTCTTGTGGCAGAAGATTGCGAACTACCGCCGTGGTCATCTCGCCTGGAATCCTTTATGCTGCGGGTTTTGGAAGTGCTCAAGAAGGATCGGTGGGAAGTATCCCTTGTGCTCTGTACCAATAAACTTATGACTCAATTGAATTCTCAGTATCGAGGAAAAAACGAAAGCACCGATGTTCTTTCCTTTGCGTTAGGGGAAACCTATCAAGATGAAGAAGGAGAGGAAGTATTCCTTGCGGGGGACCTGGTGATTTCTCTGGAAACCCTGGAAGAAAATGCCCGATATTTCAACGTTTCTGTGGATGAGGAGTTACGTCGCCTCGTGATTCATGGTATTCTTCATCTGGCGGGGATGGATCATGCTACCAATGATCAGAAAGAACCCATGCTGATCTTGCAGGAGCAAATTCTGGCGGAGCTATCGGAGGAGAAGGTCCTTCTATGAAGAATCTCAAGGAGCTTTTAAAAAAGGCCTTTTCAGCGGGAAAGAACGAAGAAATAGAAGAATTTGAGAACCTTGAATCGGATAAGCAGGATATGATTCGAGGGGTGGTGGAACTTTCTGAGACGACCGTCAAAGAGGTCATGGTGCCCCGCATCGATACGGTGTTTATCGCCCTTGATAGTCCCTTCGAAGAAATGCTGGAAAAAATCGCCGAAAGCGGCCATTCCCGTTTTCCCGTGTACAAGGATACCATAGATAATGTGATAGGGATCCTTTATGTGAAGGATCTCTTACGTCAACTGGTAAAAAACAAACATGCCCCTTTCCCTATTCAGGATATCCTGCGGCGCCCCTTTTTTGTTCCTGAAACCAAGCGGATCGATGACCTTTTGCGGGAATTGCGGCGTAAGCGGGTGCACATTGCGGTGGTGGTGGATGAATACGGAGGTGTTTCGGGTATCGTCTGCATGGAAGACATTATCGAAGAAATCGTGGGGGATATCCAGGATGAATTTGATAATGAGCGGGAAGACCTGATCCAACTGGGAGAAGGGGTCTATCTTTGTGATGCCCGGATAAACCTGGAGGATCTCTCGGAAGAACTGGGCATACCCCTTCCTACAGAGGATTTTGATACCCTGGGAGGTTTTGTGTTCGACCTTTTTGGAAAGATTCCAGTAAAATACGAAAAAGCCACCTATGAGGGTCATGACTTTATTATCCAGGAAATGGAAGGGCATAAGATCCTTACCGTAAAGGTTATTCTCCGACGGGACCAAAAGAAATGAAAACACCATCCTGGCTTATCCGTTATGGGCGTTATGGTTTTTTTCTGGTCTTTCTTCTCAGTTTTCTTGTTGTTCAGGAAATCCCCGTCACAGGTCAAAACAGTGAAGCCCTAACCATAGAAATCCGCCGGCTTTTTCAGGCCGGCGAGGTGGAGATAGTCCGGGAAAACTGGTATGGGGCGGTGGAATACTTCCTTGAGGTGCTTCAGAAGAATCCCAACCATGGGGACAGCATGGCCCGCCTTGCGGAATGCTACTATCAGCTTCGGGAATTTGATCAGGCCCTTGCCTGGGTTCGACGGGCTCGAGTACTGGATAGGGGGAACCTTTCTCTTGCCAATCTGGAGGCCCTCTGTCTCATTGCCCTGGGAAAATTAGATGATGCGTCGGCCCTTATTACCCAGGTGTTACAACGGGAGCCCTACAATCGGGAAGCCCTCTTTACCGCGGCGGAATTAGAACTTGCCCGGGGGCGGCCAGGGGAGGCCCTCAAAAAGTACCAGGAAACGGCCCGTCGTTTCCCCGATGATAAACGGGCCCTCCTTTCTCTTTCTCTTGTTTTGGGAAGCCTGGGTGATATGGAAACGGCCCGCTCCTATATTCAACGGGCCCTGAGTCTGTACGGTGATGATTACCGGGTTTTCTATTATGGGGCATACCTCGATGCTCAGGCAGGAGCGTTAGATGAGGCGGCCAGAAAGTTGGACCGGGCCCTTATCCTCCAGTCCTCTTTTGTGCCTGCCCGGAGCCTCTTAGGCATAGTTCACTATCGACGGGGACGGTACGAAGAGGCGTCTCGCCTAGCGGATCAGATTATTGGATCCCACCGGAATGAGGTTTCTGCCTGGTACCTCAAGGGTCTTTCCTATGCCCGTATGGGAAAAACCGCTGAGGCCCGGAACATCTTGCAACAGGCTTTAAAGATCGATGGGGAAGATGAAATTCTTCGCATTGCCCTAGAAAATCTGGTTATTCAAACTACCTCTGTGGAATCCCCTGAGCGATCTGGCCTTGCCCGCTGGCACTTTGATCGGGCCCGCCAGTTTCAAAGTCGCCATCTTTCAGAAGAGGCGCTCTTTGAGTATCGTCGGGGTCTACGAATTAATCCGTATGGGGTAGAGCGAAAGGAACTGGCAGAACTGTGGCGAATCCAGGGTTATCCCCAGCGCTACCTGGATGAATTGCGGTTTTTACAGGAAATCGGCAGGGCCGATCGGGTAGTGCAGGATGCCATTGAGGCATACGATAGTCTACTGGCGGATACCCTGAGCCGGCGTAGGGGAGTGGACACCCTTTCGATTGCCACACATCGATACTGGAATGTGGCAGTTTTTTCGGTAGCCGCTCAATCTTCGGTGCTCCATGTGGACGCCGGTCGGGTGGTGGCCGAGTATGTGCAGGACCTCTTTACCCATGAAGGAAATGTCCGGGCCCTTCCCCTGCCGATTGAACAGGCCAGTTTTTCCACCGCCTTCCGAACCGCTCGGGAAGGGGGAGCGGACTATTTTATTATCCTGGGAAGTACAGAAAATAGTCGGGATATTCGGATTCAGGCGGATCTCTATGTGGCTCGCACCGGTTCCCGGGCGGCATCCTTTTCATCGTACAAGGTCGGTAACGACCGCCTCCGGAATGCGGCCCGATCCATAATGGATCAGCTTCGCCGGAGTCTTCCTTTCCGGGCCAGGCTAATTCAACGGGTAGCTGGCGAGGGCCTCATCGATCGGGGAAAGCCCGATGGGGTGGCGGTAGGGACCTCCTACATTATAATTAAAAAGAATGCCCCTATGGTTCAGAGCGAAGGGATTGGACTCGTGTACAGCCCTTCGGATGTGGTGGGAACCATCAAAATTACCGAGGTGGATGATTACTGTGCCCTTGGCACCTTAACCCGCCAGGGCTTCTTTGATCGGATTTCTGTAGGGGATGAGGTCCTTTTAGTGGAGGGGGAAAACGCTCCCTCGAATGCTTCTCAGACGACGGCCCCCGTTGATCCTGAACTCAGGGAACTTTTGCAGCGACTGCGGTAACTGCGGGGCTTTTCTAAGTGGCTCTATCGGCTGGTGTAGCCCTCCGCTGATTGCCGTCGGGTTTTATTGGGTGTTTGCCATTGATGACCGCCATGAGAAGGTCGCGGAGGGTATAGAGGGCATAGCTATGTGGTGCATCCCCATTGATGGGTTGCCCTGGGCCCCTCTTCGGAAAGAGATACTCGTGTGGCTCCTTATTGTTTCCCTGCCCATTGATTACACAATAGTTTATTTGTGTTTATTTGCGTCGGGCCACAAGCTGCTGCAATACCCCCTGGATCCATTCGGCGCTTTCCCGGGGATAGGCTGTTTGGGCAAGGAGAAACGCAAAGAGGGCCTTTTCATATTCTCCCCTAAAATAATAAGACTCTCCCCGGTAAAAATGGGCCCGCCCTTCTATCTCGGCGGAGCGTCGGAGACTGAGAAAATTCTCCAGCGCCTTAAGCGCTTCATCCCATTTTTCTTTTACTACATATTCCTGAACAATTTGCTGCAGTTGATAGGCTTCTCCACTGGAAGGGGTCTCCCTATCCTGGCTAAGAATTCGAAGGCTTTTCTGAGATGGTTTTAGAGGTGTACCCTGGGGCAGGGCTCCCAGGGCTTTTCGACTTGACCCTGATAAGGGCTGGGCGGGAACAACATCCATGAGAAGCACGCCGGGTTTACTGTACTGTAACGCAGCAATATACGGCAGCGGTATGTTCCGCAGGGGGTGTTCCAGGGGGGGGAGTCCAATCCTCCCCGTCCCGGCGGGAATTTCTGCGGGTACGATGGTGGTGTTTTTCCCCG
Proteins encoded:
- a CDS encoding tetratricopeptide repeat protein translates to MKTPSWLIRYGRYGFFLVFLLSFLVVQEIPVTGQNSEALTIEIRRLFQAGEVEIVRENWYGAVEYFLEVLQKNPNHGDSMARLAECYYQLREFDQALAWVRRARVLDRGNLSLANLEALCLIALGKLDDASALITQVLQREPYNREALFTAAELELARGRPGEALKKYQETARRFPDDKRALLSLSLVLGSLGDMETARSYIQRALSLYGDDYRVFYYGAYLDAQAGALDEAARKLDRALILQSSFVPARSLLGIVHYRRGRYEEASRLADQIIGSHRNEVSAWYLKGLSYARMGKTAEARNILQQALKIDGEDEILRIALENLVIQTTSVESPERSGLARWHFDRARQFQSRHLSEEALFEYRRGLRINPYGVERKELAELWRIQGYPQRYLDELRFLQEIGRADRVVQDAIEAYDSLLADTLSRRRGVDTLSIATHRYWNVAVFSVAAQSSVLHVDAGRVVAEYVQDLFTHEGNVRALPLPIEQASFSTAFRTAREGGADYFIILGSTENSRDIRIQADLYVARTGSRAASFSSYKVGNDRLRNAARSIMDQLRRSLPFRARLIQRVAGEGLIDRGKPDGVAVGTSYIIIKKNAPMVQSEGIGLVYSPSDVVGTIKITEVDDYCALGTLTRQGFFDRISVGDEVLLVEGENAPSNASQTTAPVDPELRELLQRLR
- a CDS encoding PhoH family protein produces the protein MEDSITIVLENPAILSGVCGANDDNLRVIERALGGIISTRGNELRFSSADRAVSGLFKQIIEHLIVAVQEGEHPSPEYVRTLTATMIDAPERAVSVDPLREAAIVIPSGFGRVYPRSINQARYVQALRTHDVVFCVGPAGTGKTFLAVAEALRQVLSKKRRKLVLTRPVVEAGESLGFLPGDLAQKINPYLRPLYDAMEALIPYETIRRMEESRIIEIAPLAYMRGRSLNDCIIILDEAQNTTREQMKMFLTRIGEGSQAVITGDTTQIDLPRRSDSGLLHAISILHDVEGLYFAYLNTGDVVRNPLIKKIIQAYENDHS
- the ybeY gene encoding rRNA maturation RNase YbeY, which encodes MNRVALVAEDCELPPWSSRLESFMLRVLEVLKKDRWEVSLVLCTNKLMTQLNSQYRGKNESTDVLSFALGETYQDEEGEEVFLAGDLVISLETLEENARYFNVSVDEELRRLVIHGILHLAGMDHATNDQKEPMLILQEQILAELSEEKVLL
- a CDS encoding LPS-assembly protein LptD, whose amino-acid sequence is MKQTPLPVVSMMVLACSLLLGLAGGLWALDGTEGGDTATGALPSLQQGGASEESRGTPPLTKEQQILEMDIATSSLLELASWCRRLGLSEGGTREELQNRLRQYYGIPLSKGSDASGKEQISSSEKPKTPEKTSSPRTIVIESAEQSEFFTLDVVNEEYARLRGKVQITIKEGDTSYTLSAEELLYNKTRNQLSARGNVIYTKKKGEVIETFRGTALSLNLDSLSGAFLGGFSERAMEGKSNAYKFTGQVISRDAEGSTVLQDVDITTASVEEPYWSIHASKLWLLPGNDWAIAHAVLKVGELPLFYIPFLYLPGDEVVFHPVLGYRNREGSFVQTTTYLLGRPKASSSTENSITRLLGSSENEERRLEGVFLRATGERRKSGDEVSLAILFDMYANLGAYGGLELSIPKNGAWGKQDVSMGIGFSRTIYPLGSSLYSPYNPIDGSIDWNSAYFLNWMVPFRYRFKATGSLSLGTFSLSWTIPVYSDPYVDDDFLDRSEQMDWLSMIKEGASAGSSSSSSSNILGSYNLRIGGSGTIPTDVLSPLISSFTVNSLSSTLIFKTKSSTLYASSSSPWQSFFYPSQWTLASFSGNVRGTLFSNSVKKSPSSELISEDGKKANLLDSALSPWTEERSPQTIPGAEGPQKQADTSDSFTIPALSQTFEGSGGAQYLWNVEYSLDPTASWDLHYHYSKWKEVYEVNWSDISYLYSILGINGTIASNFSRSDNLFTMSFKIGGNANWQHYQYIDTSASDIDANSLLLSAYKASGYYLTAESTFTLRPLVQDEMWKNSQFQYTLKGKWLSTVFNNDVQDPRWDLLWGSWSKDYISSHSLSATLSALTSLGEQSLGLSMELPPRESLLSGNTRLQWGASSLSANTSISKPFEDPLFNPLTVSGTVVFAPRFQYKQDLTYTPEEKSLTSWISTLSWYDLSASLSYAYSKSYLFSGGKWTLASDEEALRPKAFQLSYGTSLNNLVFWKNRIQASLNISSSLSLDLQRYTYSSFTFSLGTTVKIHEFLDFSFTSKSQNRVIYRYIQSWPIWEQSVQVPGEQNMLVDLLNSFRFDSDTLRKSSGFKLQALSVKAVHYMGDWTATLTTDLEPYLDTSQLPYRYAFNTKVSFLVQWIPISEFKTQTYYDKDGFVFK
- a CDS encoding tetratricopeptide repeat protein → MKKGLGFVIVGFALLSYPIGGEESGAGASASSVQRIETTVQEDRVVISFTPEQLGTPCVLYRSTTPITTTRDILSAVIIQSGIQASPFIDYPIPGLPSYYALLEEKAVREGRLELVPGKNTTIVPAEIPAGTGRIGLPPLEHPLRNIPLPYIAALQYSKPGVLLMDVVPAQPLSGSSRKALGALPQGTPLKPSQKSLRILSQDRETPSSGEAYQLQQIVQEYVVKEKWDEALKALENFLSLRRSAEIEGRAHFYRGESYYFRGEYEKALFAFLLAQTAYPRESAEWIQGVLQQLVARRK
- a CDS encoding hemolysin family protein, with translation MKNLKELLKKAFSAGKNEEIEEFENLESDKQDMIRGVVELSETTVKEVMVPRIDTVFIALDSPFEEMLEKIAESGHSRFPVYKDTIDNVIGILYVKDLLRQLVKNKHAPFPIQDILRRPFFVPETKRIDDLLRELRRKRVHIAVVVDEYGGVSGIVCMEDIIEEIVGDIQDEFDNEREDLIQLGEGVYLCDARINLEDLSEELGIPLPTEDFDTLGGFVFDLFGKIPVKYEKATYEGHDFIIQEMEGHKILTVKVILRRDQKK
- a CDS encoding HDIG domain-containing metalloprotein; amino-acid sequence: MKTTIPEIFSSLFKPFRRVPLVAAGVSCIIVGFFVVVTGSSSQLSDYKREFEVGRVADRDVIAERSVTYVDEEATRSRIEAQERLVPAVFKYSHEITRDVYASFSRFSSQVSTLFKHQVSLDTFRLTIQGEYPNMFSQETLEILFKNPSRDRFLGYAESVLRTVMENGVFAPIKVSLDQYNPDVVEILRRDGGRLQREQLQITRIVTMQSLKARIQEIVSSGAYPTAFATIAPGLLMPFIMENVFFSPEETRAKIEELRSRLEPVTKRIEEGEKIIRKGFIVSKEDLAKVQALEQSLNRPDPVHLIGQLGLLVLFTVGILLLYSPLVSGLSLGSRQIYLIATLTTLYILEALFIQHSSLQIGELPLSVVFPTALWIMLVSILVGVRPALIMAFVNPFVLLATGYFDVGAFLFATLSGVASVFALQGAERRMDLIRASLIIAAVQATFLVFFLLYERAPLSSYGPVLFWGAFNGMTCGMLLLGFLAPLEQLLNVATPFRLMELSDLNAPALKRLLTLAPGTYSHSVTVANLAESACRDIGANALLARVGAYYHDIGKMEQSEYFIENQNGYNKHDELEDPFLSATVIRSHVKLGVEKARALGLPQEVIDIIAEHHGNSVIAWFYNEALKKDDAAQVADFSYPGNPPRSREAAVVMLADTVEAAVRTLKKPTMARLEKFIQELIMDKFEQGQLSQSELTFRDLEIIKNSFVKVLAGHYHTRIEYPKALFKEALP